In Humulus lupulus chromosome 7, drHumLupu1.1, whole genome shotgun sequence, the following are encoded in one genomic region:
- the LOC133791179 gene encoding 14 kDa proline-rich protein DC2.15-like: MASTNKIFAAILIMSILFHTSNACNSKCKPSPAAYCPRDTLKLGVCVDVLGLVNLVVGSPPTSKCCALLEGLADLEAALCLCTALKANVLGVNINVPVALSVLVSACQKTVPPGFTCK; encoded by the coding sequence ATGGCTTCTACTAACAAGATCTTTGCAGCCATTCTAATAATGTCCATCCTCTTCCACACTTCCAACGCTTGTAATAGTAAGTGCAAGCCTTCTCCGGCCGCATACTGCCCTAGGGACACGTTGAAGCTCGGCGTCTGCGTTGACGTACTCGGATTGGTCAACTTAGTGGTGGGTAGCCCTCCTACTAGCAAATGCTGTGCTCTTCTTGAAGGCTTGGCTGACTTAGAGGCCGCCTTGTGCCTCTGCACCGCTCTTAAGGCCAATGTGCTTGGTGTCAACATCAACGTCCCCGTTGCTCTTAGTGTGCTCGTTAGTGCTTGCCAAAAAACAGTTCCACCAGGCTTCACATGCAAATAA